From Permianibacter aggregans, a single genomic window includes:
- a CDS encoding TetR/AcrR family transcriptional regulator yields MADNPSVLPRKQPRQARSRQTVDKILSAAETILVEGGLLAFNTNAIASSAGVDIASLYQYFPGKESIAFALLERRCLALQARCEVWRLEAENAPLAHLLEQVVVALYPSDKATWALPELQPLIEQVPELRDLTDALLQDLAMLWADVLEQRGSYWPKPQLVDFCRLFMVMLMAGQLYSTRHEHKDILQEWLRDVALSMLRTCLPAQAMP; encoded by the coding sequence ATGGCCGATAACCCCTCCGTTCTGCCGCGCAAGCAGCCACGACAGGCGCGCAGCCGGCAAACGGTAGACAAAATCCTGAGCGCCGCCGAAACCATTCTCGTTGAGGGTGGCTTGCTGGCATTCAACACCAACGCCATTGCCTCGTCTGCCGGTGTCGATATCGCCTCCTTGTATCAGTACTTTCCCGGCAAGGAATCGATTGCCTTTGCGCTGTTGGAGCGCCGCTGCCTGGCCTTGCAGGCTCGCTGCGAAGTCTGGCGCTTGGAGGCCGAGAACGCGCCGCTCGCGCATCTGTTGGAGCAAGTGGTCGTGGCGCTGTACCCGAGCGACAAGGCCACATGGGCCTTACCAGAGCTGCAACCGCTGATTGAACAAGTGCCGGAGTTGCGCGATCTGACCGACGCGCTGTTGCAGGATTTGGCGATGCTCTGGGCCGATGTGTTGGAGCAGCGCGGCTCCTACTGGCCAAAACCCCAGCTGGTCGATTTCTGCCGGCTGTTCATGGTCATGCTGATGGCCGGCCAGCTCTACAGCACCCGCCACGAACACAAGGACATCCTGCAGGAATGGTTGCGCGATGTCGCCTTGTCGATGCTGCGCACCTGTCTGCCGGCGCAGGCGATGCCGTAG
- a CDS encoding RnfH family protein → MIDVAVEVAYALPHEQVLIALTVPEGSTVEQAIELSGIKKRFPDTDFSTLKYGIWSRVVPADQTVREGDRIELYRPLIADPKEVRRARANRA, encoded by the coding sequence GTGATTGATGTCGCCGTCGAGGTGGCCTATGCTCTGCCACATGAGCAAGTGCTGATTGCCCTGACGGTGCCGGAAGGCTCAACGGTCGAACAGGCCATTGAACTCAGCGGTATCAAGAAGCGTTTCCCGGACACCGATTTTTCGACGCTGAAATACGGCATCTGGTCACGGGTAGTGCCGGCCGATCAGACCGTGCGCGAGGGCGACCGAATCGAGCTGTACCGACCGCTGATCGCCGACCCGAAAGAAGTGCGCCGGGCCCGAGCCAACAGGGCCTGA
- a CDS encoding type II toxin-antitoxin system RatA family toxin: MRALSDAIVVAMPQVHREALVPYSPAQMFALVNDVERYPEFLPGCAAARILSQDEQSMQAQLTLAKGGFQQSFTTENRWQAPDYLTMKLAEGPFKFLNGEWRFVALGDAGCRISLKVDFEFTSMLAGIAFGPAFQRLMLSLVDAFQQRAREVYRD, from the coding sequence ATGCGCGCCCTTTCTGATGCGATTGTTGTAGCGATGCCGCAGGTTCACCGAGAAGCGCTGGTGCCATACAGCCCGGCCCAGATGTTTGCCCTGGTCAATGACGTCGAGCGCTATCCGGAGTTTTTGCCCGGCTGCGCGGCAGCGCGGATTCTGAGCCAGGACGAGCAGTCGATGCAGGCGCAACTGACGCTGGCCAAGGGCGGCTTTCAGCAATCATTCACCACTGAAAACCGTTGGCAGGCGCCGGATTACCTGACGATGAAACTGGCCGAAGGGCCGTTCAAATTCCTCAATGGCGAATGGCGCTTTGTCGCGCTCGGTGATGCCGGTTGCCGGATCAGCCTGAAAGTCGATTTTGAATTCACCTCGATGCTGGCCGGCATCGCCTTCGGTCCGGCCTTCCAGCGCCTGATGCTGTCGCTGGTCGATGCCTTTCAGCAGCGCGCCCGGGAGGTCTACCGTGATTGA
- the smpB gene encoding SsrA-binding protein SmpB gives MSKAEKKNQSATIAVNRRAKFDYFIEKRLEAGIVLQGWEVKAIREGKANLTDSYVIFKNGEAFLLGAQVIPLNTVSTHFVPDPTATRKLLLNKTEIAKLSAEVAQKGYTLLALSLYWKSNRVKVELGLAKGKAEHDKRDTTKEREWQREKERTMKHKVR, from the coding sequence ATGAGTAAAGCCGAAAAGAAAAACCAATCCGCCACGATCGCCGTCAATCGCCGGGCGAAATTCGACTATTTCATCGAAAAACGCCTGGAAGCCGGCATCGTGTTGCAAGGCTGGGAAGTCAAGGCAATCCGCGAAGGCAAGGCCAACCTGACCGACAGCTACGTCATTTTCAAGAATGGCGAAGCGTTTCTGCTCGGCGCGCAAGTGATTCCGCTGAACACGGTGTCCACACACTTTGTGCCGGACCCGACCGCCACCCGCAAACTGCTGCTGAACAAAACCGAGATCGCCAAGTTGTCGGCTGAAGTGGCACAGAAAGGTTACACGCTGCTGGCGTTGTCGCTGTACTGGAAAAGCAATCGTGTGAAAGTGGAATTGGGCCTCGCCAAAGGTAAAGCTGAACACGATAAACGCGACACCACCAAAGAGCGCGAATGGCAGCGCGAGAAAGAACGGACGATGAAGCACAAGGTGCGCTGA
- a CDS encoding substrate-binding periplasmic protein → MRRVCLAMLLLTVAFSSARAGELDGIVRICEDEHGWRPFSYWEAASGRAQVIGFSVDIIDRIFTEASQAYRIEMVPWARCLRALMDGQSYDMTLSISHSKERAEKLLLSAPYYQTTTHLFYRRVRFAEQPSFTSPQHLSRFRLCGLHGAVFPNIDIPPASIEQSAQNMSSLLDKLRRDRCDFVVNALEVWRNDPVTRELHLHWDPISSVRIAWQTPQHYYMAMANPDSGRARALKSIVDQGLQQLQQRGELQLLRKKWRLDE, encoded by the coding sequence ATGCGTCGCGTTTGTTTGGCGATGCTGTTGCTGACCGTCGCTTTCAGTTCAGCGCGAGCCGGTGAACTCGATGGAATCGTGCGCATCTGCGAGGACGAGCATGGCTGGCGGCCATTCAGCTATTGGGAGGCCGCGTCAGGTCGGGCACAGGTCATCGGCTTTTCGGTCGATATCATTGATCGGATTTTCACTGAAGCTTCCCAAGCCTACCGAATCGAGATGGTGCCTTGGGCGCGTTGTTTGCGGGCATTGATGGATGGCCAGTCATACGACATGACCTTGAGTATTTCCCATTCAAAGGAACGTGCCGAGAAACTGCTGTTGTCAGCGCCGTATTACCAAACCACCACGCATCTTTTTTATCGCCGCGTGCGTTTCGCCGAACAGCCGTCATTTACCTCGCCACAACACTTGTCGCGTTTCCGGCTCTGTGGTTTGCACGGTGCGGTATTTCCCAATATCGATATTCCGCCAGCGTCGATTGAGCAGAGCGCGCAGAACATGAGCTCATTGCTCGACAAGCTGCGCCGTGATCGCTGCGATTTCGTTGTCAATGCGCTGGAGGTTTGGCGAAATGATCCCGTGACGCGTGAGCTACATTTGCACTGGGATCCGATCAGCAGCGTCCGCATTGCCTGGCAAACGCCGCAGCACTATTACATGGCGATGGCCAATCCGGATTCGGGGCGAGCTCGGGCATTGAAGTCGATTGTGGATCAGGGGCTGCAGCAGTTGCAGCAGCGCGGTGAGCTGCAGCTATTGCGGAAAAAATGGCGACTGGATGAGTGA
- a CDS encoding M14 family zinc carboxypeptidase, whose product MAMNIFARKLSIIASAMLLSGASAATTLTYVENPGGSNTVALGYPVPLPIDSLLQVDGFRRYDSLHARHTQMDTSTDLISAINVGSTHNNRTVWAYQFSDADAVTAEGVGVEAGILINGGIHAREWQSPEVTTAIMERLFEQRGDEGLHQYLLENTSLIIIPVLNVDGFLQTQRFPNQVMRSTFSADPSDWPRDGRMRRKNMLGVDELLNTENDNLFGIDLNRNNNPFWASTNRSSNDNRSLVYHGSGPGSEPETQALYNAGTQFANQQMRLYIDMHSFSQLYYLSQTSDSRYNQIALNLGRLMVNNANSGYVVSPDPANSGIGTTQDYFAANYQVPSYTLEIEPQNSSAQYGGFGVTHDGFILPANQIARVRNELTRATLLAMYAQSGPPALLQSTLLAKNDSTVIASNLHNAQSDTSRVQVLTVDRLPDDGEPLQVSLRFNKPMRLLTPQGDPGVANGVQIEPFPSLVVETLDGNGNVQLYPLTLQNAEWLRDSDKFRYHYDQFQADVVWPSIGNSDNYVTIKLRVLAADLTGAQLDGNPSTLAGFSGGVWQRYDNEFDQPGDSGGYDDSFALKTSGQPPVYHGVLQNQSVQSGQALSYQFADNVFTDPEGAALSYEARSAGGALPSWLQFNATERRLSGTPSTSGVTTVTITAIDIAGNRTSANLTITVTSPPAPPSSGGGGGSWPLTALLIGLTLAWRRKER is encoded by the coding sequence ATGGCAATGAACATTTTTGCGAGAAAACTTTCTATCATCGCCAGCGCGATGCTATTGAGCGGTGCCAGTGCCGCAACCACATTGACTTATGTGGAAAATCCTGGCGGCAGCAACACGGTTGCGCTTGGTTACCCGGTGCCTTTACCGATTGACTCGTTATTGCAAGTCGATGGATTTCGCCGTTACGACAGCCTGCACGCTCGCCATACCCAAATGGACACGAGTACAGATTTGATCAGTGCCATCAATGTCGGCAGCACGCACAATAATCGGACGGTTTGGGCCTATCAGTTTTCCGATGCCGACGCGGTCACCGCCGAAGGCGTCGGTGTCGAAGCCGGCATTCTGATCAACGGCGGCATTCACGCCCGCGAATGGCAGTCACCGGAAGTAACCACGGCGATCATGGAGAGACTGTTCGAGCAACGTGGCGACGAAGGCCTGCATCAGTATCTGCTGGAAAACACTAGCCTGATCATCATTCCGGTATTGAACGTTGACGGCTTTTTGCAAACCCAGCGCTTCCCCAACCAGGTGATGCGCTCAACGTTTTCTGCTGACCCTTCCGACTGGCCACGTGATGGCAGGATGCGACGCAAGAATATGCTTGGCGTCGATGAGTTATTGAATACCGAAAACGACAACCTGTTCGGCATCGATCTGAACCGCAACAACAATCCGTTCTGGGCCAGCACCAATCGCTCGTCGAATGACAACCGTTCGCTCGTCTATCACGGCAGCGGCCCCGGCTCCGAACCGGAAACGCAAGCGCTGTACAACGCCGGCACGCAATTCGCAAATCAGCAAATGCGCTTGTATATCGACATGCACAGCTTCAGCCAGCTTTATTATCTGTCACAAACCTCCGATTCGCGCTACAACCAGATTGCACTCAATCTCGGCCGCTTGATGGTCAACAACGCCAACAGCGGTTATGTCGTGTCGCCGGACCCGGCGAATTCCGGCATTGGTACGACGCAAGATTATTTTGCCGCCAATTACCAAGTGCCCTCCTACACGCTGGAAATCGAGCCGCAAAACAGCTCCGCGCAATACGGTGGTTTTGGCGTCACCCACGACGGTTTTATTTTGCCAGCCAACCAGATCGCCCGCGTGCGCAACGAACTGACGCGCGCGACCTTGCTGGCGATGTATGCGCAATCCGGGCCACCGGCGTTATTGCAATCGACGTTGCTGGCAAAAAATGATTCCACCGTTATCGCCAGCAATCTTCACAACGCCCAATCCGATACCAGTCGCGTGCAAGTGCTTACCGTTGATCGTCTACCGGATGACGGCGAACCGCTGCAAGTCAGCTTGCGCTTCAATAAACCGATGCGCTTGCTGACTCCGCAAGGCGATCCCGGCGTTGCCAATGGTGTGCAGATCGAGCCGTTCCCGAGTCTTGTTGTCGAAACGCTCGACGGCAACGGCAATGTGCAACTCTATCCGTTGACGCTGCAAAACGCCGAATGGCTGCGCGACAGCGATAAGTTCCGTTACCACTACGATCAATTCCAGGCGGATGTTGTGTGGCCGAGCATTGGCAACAGCGATAATTACGTGACGATAAAATTGCGTGTACTGGCCGCTGATTTAACCGGTGCCCAACTCGACGGCAATCCATCCACGTTAGCAGGCTTTTCCGGCGGCGTTTGGCAGCGCTATGACAATGAATTTGATCAACCCGGAGATAGCGGCGGCTACGATGATAGCTTCGCGCTGAAAACCAGCGGTCAGCCACCGGTTTACCACGGTGTTTTGCAGAACCAGTCGGTGCAAAGCGGGCAGGCATTGAGTTATCAGTTCGCCGACAATGTCTTCACCGACCCGGAAGGCGCCGCGCTCAGCTATGAGGCGCGTAGCGCTGGCGGCGCGCTGCCATCGTGGCTGCAATTCAACGCAACGGAGCGACGCTTGAGCGGCACACCGAGCACCAGTGGCGTCACCACGGTGACGATCACCGCAATCGATATTGCCGGCAACCGCACCTCGGCAAATCTGACGATTACGGTAACCAGTCCACCCGCGCCACCTTCAAGCGGCGGTGGTGGCGGTTCCTGGCCACTGACAGCCTTGCTGATCGGTTTGACGCTGGCTTGGCGACGGAAAGAGCGTTGA
- a CDS encoding DODA-type extradiol aromatic ring-opening family dioxygenase: MTRLPSYFLSHGGGPWPFMDNEFSRMFGELEQSLKTVAAELPEKPSAVLVISGHWEAVEFQVASAATPGMVYDYHGFPEHTYHVRYPAPGDPALAAEVQQRLRDVGLPCHLDSEQGFDHGAFSLLYPMYPEADVPVVQLSLLHSMDPAAHLAAGRALAPLREKNILIVGSGMSYHNLRLLGPGGAEPSRQFDKWLQQTLVESEPDTRRERLEHWSQAPSARIAHPREDHLLPLMVALGAAEQEPAGCIYRQHDLFGGITVSSYRFGNLPD, encoded by the coding sequence ATGACCAGGCTTCCCAGTTATTTTCTTTCGCACGGCGGTGGTCCATGGCCGTTTATGGACAACGAGTTCAGCCGGATGTTTGGCGAACTGGAACAATCGCTGAAAACGGTGGCGGCTGAACTGCCGGAGAAACCGAGTGCGGTGTTGGTCATCTCCGGACACTGGGAAGCAGTGGAATTTCAGGTTGCCAGCGCCGCCACACCCGGCATGGTTTACGACTATCACGGATTTCCTGAACACACCTACCACGTCCGTTACCCAGCGCCGGGCGATCCGGCGTTGGCCGCGGAGGTGCAACAGCGCTTGCGCGATGTCGGATTGCCCTGTCATCTGGATTCAGAGCAGGGTTTCGATCACGGCGCGTTCAGCTTGCTGTATCCGATGTATCCCGAGGCGGATGTACCGGTGGTGCAGTTGTCCTTGTTGCACAGCATGGACCCGGCAGCCCATCTTGCTGCCGGCCGGGCGCTGGCGCCGTTGCGAGAAAAAAATATACTGATTGTCGGCAGCGGCATGAGTTACCACAACCTGCGCTTGCTCGGTCCTGGCGGCGCTGAACCATCGCGACAATTCGATAAGTGGTTACAGCAAACCCTGGTGGAATCGGAGCCTGATACGCGTCGAGAGCGATTGGAACATTGGAGTCAGGCACCATCAGCTCGCATCGCCCACCCCCGCGAAGACCACTTGCTGCCGTTGATGGTGGCACTCGGCGCCGCCGAACAAGAGCCGGCTGGATGTATTTATCGTCAACATGATTTATTCGGCGGCATCACCGTTTCCAGCTACCGATTCGGGAACCTGCCGGACTGA
- a CDS encoding LAGLIDADG family homing endonuclease, protein MDVKTLSATDAAYIAGLIDGEGTITLIRKHRNENRQLSVSIASSERGILDYVLLVTGAGKITRKRTSQAHHAPQFAYAIYNRQALALLQQVASFLRSYKAQRAQLILQHYLSVTPRNGKYSDAQRLARAAFEQQVLATKPHQEESAEDHV, encoded by the coding sequence ATGGACGTAAAAACCTTATCCGCAACAGACGCAGCCTATATCGCCGGATTAATCGACGGCGAAGGCACCATCACGCTGATTCGCAAACATCGCAATGAAAACCGTCAACTCAGTGTGTCTATTGCCAGCTCGGAGCGTGGCATACTCGACTATGTTCTCCTCGTTACTGGCGCTGGAAAAATTACTCGAAAGCGAACAAGTCAGGCGCACCACGCACCGCAATTCGCGTACGCCATTTACAATCGACAGGCGCTGGCCTTGTTGCAGCAAGTAGCCAGCTTTCTGCGCTCCTATAAAGCGCAACGGGCGCAACTCATCTTGCAACACTATCTTTCCGTGACTCCAAGAAACGGCAAATACTCCGATGCACAGCGCCTCGCGCGGGCCGCTTTTGAACAGCAAGTGCTGGCCACCAAACCTCATCAAGAAGAAAGTGCCGAAGACCATGTCTAA
- a CDS encoding DUF2339 domain-containing protein produces MWWIIILGLVGLAFGADELGRGGWLIGLAIGALLGYCIKLSRRVSELESAFRRWRSESSLAVPNEHRKPAVHEPVHGFPESQPEPEPKPRAAPTQETIASVAAPTASYQRDADFESQSDVPARAPWQSRNEKSTTAPGEAFNPFERVFQFISNFFTQGNPVVRIGVVVLFFGVSFLLKYAAEHSMLPIELRLIAVACGAIAMMVIGWKLRTREGQYGLVLQGGGIGLLYALIFAAAKYYTLFPLTGAFAMMFLVVMLGSLLAVLQNALSLALLASIGGYLAPILTSSGDGNHIALFSYYLLLNLGILLIAWFKAWRLLNLTSFAFTFIVATAWGVLRYRDAHYLSSQLFLIAFFLQFLAISFLFALRQPPKLKGLVDGSLVFGLPLLAFGLQNALVGDSPYALAISALALAAVYILLAVFVLKRTAKDLSLLGYSYLCLGGVFATIAVPLALDAQWTAATWALEGVGLLWVGLQQRKLLPRLSGYLLQVLAFLSLLSDGGLQTGDAPFIQGDYLGLILISVSAVVIAWLLDQFTEHCTGNEAFLSGAWLGAGLLLFSIAQLNEMLAHLIREWRAPGFILYSSVFVTTLLWLKNKLPWQRLHFTGFALLPVVVLTSFSLLGAAGLHPFGIAGALAYGVFYVCHYRLLRNNTQQWPNTLQEAYHAIGGVLLLLLLFRETQLQLQQFADTSLLQQAIWLLVYSVPVVLSMMVHRIERWPFGDFPFAYRVIVPALPLALSVGWFISATFRSGVISSMPFVPVLNVMDLGQLAVILLLIYANKYSLCALDRLPFVWRVGVLAAMGFVVLNAMLLRSLHYYLDIPYTAYALWRSMTVQMALSILWTMFALLAMYLAKRWQQRQVWMVGAGLLGMVLLKLFFKELADSGTLTRIVSFLVVGALMLLIGYISPLPPKSVATEKTS; encoded by the coding sequence ATGTGGTGGATCATTATTCTGGGATTGGTCGGTCTGGCCTTTGGTGCCGATGAATTGGGTCGCGGCGGCTGGTTGATCGGTTTGGCGATTGGCGCTTTGCTCGGTTATTGCATCAAACTTTCCCGACGCGTCAGTGAACTGGAGTCGGCCTTTCGGCGCTGGCGAAGTGAATCCAGCTTGGCAGTGCCAAACGAACATCGCAAACCGGCCGTGCACGAACCGGTTCATGGCTTTCCTGAATCACAACCGGAGCCTGAACCCAAACCACGAGCCGCACCAACACAAGAAACCATCGCCTCCGTTGCGGCGCCAACGGCTTCCTACCAGCGCGATGCAGATTTTGAATCGCAAAGCGATGTCCCTGCTCGCGCCCCTTGGCAATCCCGAAACGAAAAATCCACCACTGCACCGGGCGAAGCCTTCAACCCGTTCGAACGCGTTTTCCAATTCATCAGCAATTTCTTTACGCAGGGTAATCCGGTCGTGCGCATCGGCGTCGTGGTGCTGTTCTTTGGCGTAAGCTTTTTATTAAAGTATGCCGCTGAACACAGCATGTTGCCGATCGAGTTGCGTTTGATTGCCGTCGCTTGCGGCGCCATTGCGATGATGGTGATCGGCTGGAAGTTACGCACACGCGAAGGCCAGTACGGGTTGGTACTGCAAGGCGGCGGCATCGGTTTGTTGTACGCACTGATTTTCGCGGCAGCAAAGTACTACACGCTGTTTCCGCTGACCGGTGCATTTGCAATGATGTTTCTGGTCGTCATGCTCGGTTCGCTGTTGGCTGTTTTGCAAAATGCGCTGTCGCTGGCTTTGCTGGCCAGCATCGGCGGTTATCTGGCACCAATACTGACTTCATCAGGTGATGGCAATCATATCGCACTGTTCAGCTACTACCTGTTGCTGAATCTCGGCATTTTGTTGATCGCCTGGTTCAAAGCCTGGCGGCTGTTGAACCTGACCAGTTTCGCTTTCACGTTTATCGTGGCGACGGCTTGGGGCGTATTGCGCTATCGCGACGCGCACTATTTGAGTTCACAACTTTTTCTGATTGCCTTCTTTCTGCAGTTTCTTGCCATTTCATTTTTATTCGCCTTACGTCAGCCACCGAAATTGAAAGGCTTGGTCGATGGCAGCCTGGTTTTCGGTCTGCCGTTACTGGCCTTTGGTTTACAAAATGCGTTGGTTGGCGACTCGCCTTATGCGCTGGCGATTTCCGCGTTGGCGTTGGCGGCTGTGTACATTCTTCTTGCCGTTTTTGTGTTGAAACGCACCGCAAAGGATTTGTCCTTGCTTGGCTACAGCTATCTGTGTTTGGGCGGTGTATTTGCCACCATTGCCGTGCCGCTGGCGCTCGATGCGCAATGGACCGCGGCGACCTGGGCGCTGGAAGGCGTGGGCCTGCTATGGGTTGGGTTGCAGCAGCGAAAGCTACTGCCACGTCTTTCCGGATATCTGCTGCAAGTTCTGGCGTTTCTTTCCTTGCTGTCTGATGGTGGCCTGCAAACCGGCGACGCGCCATTTATTCAAGGCGATTATCTTGGCCTTATTTTGATCAGCGTCTCGGCTGTTGTGATCGCCTGGTTGCTTGATCAATTTACTGAACATTGCACGGGCAATGAAGCCTTTCTGAGCGGAGCATGGCTCGGCGCCGGGTTATTGTTGTTCAGTATCGCCCAGCTCAACGAAATGCTGGCTCATTTGATTCGGGAATGGCGCGCACCCGGTTTTATTCTGTACAGCAGCGTGTTCGTGACCACACTACTCTGGCTGAAAAACAAACTGCCATGGCAACGATTACACTTTACGGGTTTTGCTTTGTTACCGGTGGTGGTGCTGACCAGTTTCAGTCTGCTCGGCGCAGCAGGTTTGCATCCATTCGGCATCGCTGGCGCATTGGCGTATGGCGTGTTCTATGTTTGTCACTATCGTTTGCTGCGTAACAATACGCAGCAATGGCCCAACACGCTACAAGAGGCTTATCACGCCATCGGCGGTGTACTGTTGCTACTGTTACTGTTCCGGGAAACGCAATTGCAGTTACAGCAGTTCGCGGACACCTCGCTATTGCAACAAGCCATCTGGTTATTGGTTTATTCGGTGCCGGTCGTGCTCAGCATGATGGTTCATCGCATTGAGCGTTGGCCATTTGGCGACTTTCCATTTGCTTACCGCGTGATCGTTCCGGCGCTGCCGCTGGCGCTTAGTGTCGGTTGGTTTATCTCCGCCACTTTCCGTAGCGGTGTGATATCAAGCATGCCATTTGTGCCGGTACTTAACGTCATGGATCTCGGCCAGCTCGCGGTCATCCTGTTACTCATTTATGCCAACAAGTACTCGTTGTGTGCGCTGGATCGTCTGCCCTTTGTTTGGCGTGTCGGCGTGCTGGCTGCCATGGGCTTCGTTGTCTTGAATGCCATGCTGCTGCGCTCGCTGCATTACTACCTCGACATCCCCTATACCGCCTACGCTCTGTGGCGATCGATGACCGTGCAAATGGCCTTGTCGATTCTGTGGACGATGTTCGCGTTACTGGCAATGTACTTAGCCAAGCGTTGGCAGCAACGCCAGGTGTGGATGGTCGGCGCCGGCTTGCTTGGCATGGTGTTGTTGAAACTGTTCTTCAAGGAACTGGCCGACTCCGGCACCTTGACCCGCATTGTTTCGTTCCTGGTCGTCGGTGCGTTGATGCTGTTGATTGGCTATATCTCGCCACTTCCCCCGAAATCCGTCGCGACGGAGAAAACCTCATGA
- a CDS encoding DUF3999 family protein, with translation MNRLFFSGKIAMFGLASLLSHVTSHAEETVVFIIDTDQQALLQAEVTPDWFGLDLGERWSHLQVKDQLGNPVPFRFVQKKPVPDLIADDIALPVFLLTTNETPTNTSLPPAMIRVTPNSIEVRTEAAQQTGANSTTEYLIDLRDIEQRPSQLRFNWQGDESNRIYSLNVYYGNDLQHWQHAGRFALTRLLANDTMLEKNHLDLPAQAATHDYLKVQFEPESPIVLNSIIGHHQRYQQTKSATMAWTVNGHAADHQVRATSSRQRRRDDVPVTAWEYPRQERAPANTVFIDFGQRGFIGDLRLLSKNENDQDWREVFNGTWHHIRHQEQWYSSSAIALSQGSARHWRIEVDDSEATAHPPSLCFHAPRWQFQFLANGHSPYLLIRTDDANHRSISAMQEIFDSLDIGSDAPATTVQVQAQVAAITAPEEAPRNLRHIILWSLLIGASVIMLYAVFRLFRQAPKAD, from the coding sequence ATGAACCGTCTGTTTTTCTCCGGCAAGATCGCCATGTTCGGCTTGGCGTCCCTGCTTAGCCATGTCACATCACACGCCGAAGAAACCGTCGTTTTTATAATCGACACGGATCAGCAAGCCTTGCTGCAAGCGGAAGTGACGCCGGACTGGTTTGGCTTGGACCTTGGTGAACGCTGGAGTCATTTGCAGGTAAAAGATCAGCTCGGCAATCCTGTGCCGTTTCGCTTTGTACAAAAGAAGCCTGTGCCGGACTTGATTGCCGACGACATAGCGCTGCCAGTATTCCTGCTGACCACAAATGAAACGCCAACGAATACCTCACTACCGCCCGCGATGATTCGGGTAACACCAAATAGCATCGAAGTGCGTACCGAAGCGGCGCAACAGACCGGCGCCAACTCCACAACCGAGTACCTGATTGATTTGCGCGACATCGAACAACGGCCGTCGCAGCTGCGATTCAATTGGCAAGGAGACGAAAGCAATCGGATTTATTCGTTGAATGTTTATTACGGCAATGATTTACAACACTGGCAGCATGCTGGCCGATTTGCCCTGACACGTCTGCTCGCCAACGATACGATGCTGGAAAAGAATCATTTGGATCTACCCGCGCAGGCTGCCACGCACGATTATTTGAAAGTGCAGTTCGAGCCAGAATCACCCATTGTCCTCAACAGCATCATCGGCCACCATCAGCGTTATCAGCAGACAAAAAGCGCTACGATGGCGTGGACGGTAAACGGTCATGCTGCTGATCATCAGGTGCGGGCAACGAGCAGCCGTCAGCGTCGACGCGATGATGTTCCGGTTACCGCTTGGGAATATCCGCGTCAGGAGCGAGCACCAGCGAATACCGTGTTTATCGATTTTGGCCAGCGTGGTTTCATTGGCGATTTGCGCCTGCTGAGCAAGAACGAGAACGATCAGGATTGGCGAGAAGTATTCAATGGCACTTGGCATCATATTCGTCATCAAGAGCAGTGGTACTCATCGAGCGCTATCGCGCTTTCACAAGGTAGCGCCAGACATTGGCGTATCGAGGTCGACGACAGCGAGGCGACCGCACACCCTCCGAGCCTGTGCTTTCATGCGCCGCGATGGCAGTTCCAGTTTTTGGCCAATGGCCACTCACCGTATCTCCTGATTCGCACTGACGACGCCAACCATCGCTCGATAAGCGCTATGCAGGAAATATTCGACTCACTCGACATCGGCAGCGACGCGCCAGCAACGACTGTGCAAGTACAAGCTCAAGTGGCCGCCATCACCGCCCCTGAAGAAGCACCGAGAAACCTTCGCCACATCATTTTGTGGTCACTGTTGATCGGCGCCAGCGTGATCATGCTTTACGCGGTATTTCGGCTTTTCCGCCAGGCACCGAAAGCGGACTGA
- a CDS encoding DUF4124 domain-containing protein codes for MYRIYALLLCCGLAHVLMPSVAEANTIYKWVDKDGKVHFSDRPVEGAKKISGDDEPEAEADAETESSSGPFQRNQVIGRWQDEILEDIHETFTANGDYIRAGEAMGMKTRITGTWKLLGDMLIIQVNAKTMTMPNGQQKTESKSDVRRRKLISFDDNVMHFSTKGKYGDDEFRYKRISN; via the coding sequence ATGTACCGTATATACGCGCTGTTGCTTTGCTGCGGCCTTGCCCACGTGCTGATGCCATCGGTCGCCGAGGCCAACACTATCTACAAATGGGTAGATAAAGACGGCAAAGTCCATTTCAGCGACCGCCCGGTCGAGGGTGCGAAAAAGATCAGCGGTGACGATGAACCCGAAGCCGAAGCCGATGCCGAAACGGAATCGAGCAGCGGCCCGTTCCAGCGCAATCAGGTTATTGGCCGTTGGCAGGATGAGATCCTGGAAGATATCCATGAGACGTTTACCGCCAACGGCGATTACATCCGAGCCGGCGAAGCAATGGGCATGAAAACGCGCATTACCGGCACCTGGAAATTGCTCGGCGATATGCTGATCATTCAGGTCAACGCAAAAACGATGACAATGCCCAACGGCCAGCAAAAAACCGAAAGCAAATCGGATGTGCGCCGTCGCAAATTAATCTCGTTCGATGACAACGTCATGCACTTCAGCACGAAAGGAAAATACGGTGACGATGAGTTCCGCTACAAGCGAATAAGCAATTAA